Part of the Calderihabitans maritimus genome, AAAATTTTCTCCACGTTTTGAAACCTCTCATTTTGTGGTGTAATCTAAATATACACTTACATAGCCGGCGGTTAATCAAACAACTCATCCATAAGTTTTTCGATTTTCTTCCGGCGCTTTTCCGTTTCCTCTTTATCAATCTCTATCGATATTTTAAGCACGTCTCCTTCTTTAGCCTCTTCCGGCAAAAGACTCCGCGGCAGATCAAAAGTCTTGCCGTTATACTCAATTACCGCCATATCACCCTCAAACCGGTCAATTACAAGCATTTATAATGCACCTCCATCNNNNNNNNNNCTTGTTGTTCCAGATATACCTATTAGTCCACAGGAGCGTATTAGGACCAGCCTGAGCATTCGGCCCGCTCACAACCTTCAGGCTTCCGCCGGCTGGTATGACTGTTCCAGATGGAAAAGTAAAGGTTTGATTCCCTTTTTGACTGACTAGCTTCCAGCCGGTCAGGTTCACTGCTACGCCGCTGGTATTCTTGATTGTAAATACCTCACTCTTGAGGTCTATACCCACTATTTTCACGCCGCCGGAAGATGAAGTAGAAACGGGCGGCATGACAGGATTAGAGGAAGCAGCGGCGCGAGAATCATCTGGCGCTCGCTCTTTAACCTGTGAGGCTTTCTTATTGAAGGTGATGGTTTTTCCATCGCTGGTAGCCACAATGGTCCCTTGCAGGTCAGTGCGGAAAACCTGTATTCCTGCTTCTGCGAGTTTGGCCAAAGTTTCAGTGTGAGGATGGCCGTATTTATTATCCTTACCTACAGAGATAACAGCATATTTCGGCGACACAGCCTTTAGAAAAGCCTGAGTTGTAGAACTGCTACTACCGTGTTTTTCGAAAGGACCTACTTTAAAAGAATAAATAATCTCGATGGGCGCATAATCCAATTAAACGAAGATAACGTGGACTACTACAACAGCCTGCAAATGTATTCAAGCTACCGCCAGATTTATTCATTCGATGACAACTTTGAGTTAGCAAAAGAGATTTGCAGTAAACATCCTGAGCTCTGTTCGAAAAATAAGGAAAGAATAGCTGTAAACTAGGACATAGCAGCGTTAAAGAAACTGAACCCATATCCACAGAGACATTAATTCTCCCATTCCTAGAATGTTGTTAACTACAAGGACCAACGTTTTCCTGAAAGTAGTATAATGCAATCAGGGCCTTCTGCGGCAACAGAAGCCCCGACAACATAGCGAAGCTACACAAGGTGAAGCCAAAAGCCTAGCGGCAGCAAACGAAAAAGCCATTCATCAATCAATTAATTCTCTTATAGACTCAGCTTCGACGCTCCAGCGTTGTCGGTCACTCTTTCTCTCCACGATAACATGCGTAGAAGGAAAAAGACAGCATATTCCAACGACCTCTATCACGTCGCCGTCACGGTCAAAGTAGGTTTTCCCTATCAACTCACGATGATTAGGCAAGGGTTTTCCTGTTCGGACATCGATTTCAACCCAATTTATAAACTTCTTTTGTGCCATACTTCTGCACTCCTTTCATACCGTCATACCCTATCAATATTTTACAATTGCACGCCAAACCTGCACATAATGTTGGGTTACGACAACTTTGACCGGCGTACTTGGTCCAACACAACAGGCATCGAAGTAGTGTTCTTTAGGCAATCCACGAGTGACGCGGTTCATCTTGGTTAGAGCACCTGTGCCACACTCAACTGGGAGGCCAGTAGCCTTCAGGCGCTCATACAGGTGCCAGCGTGTGGTGTTTATAAAAGCTACTTCTCTTAGTGACTGTTTAGCTTGCTCTTGTATGTGGGGATAACCAAACTCAGTAGCTGTCATGGACCCCTTACGTTGATTGCATTCATGACAAGCAAGTGTCAGGTTGCTGATTCTATCGCTACCACCACGACACCTGGGTATGATGTGTTCAATCTCAAGAGGCACATCCTTTCTACCGCAGTAAGCGCATTTATGCCCCCATTTCTCAAGCAGGTACTCTTTGACTTCATAACCAAAAAGCGTACCCTTCTGGTATTCAATACCAGAAAGCTCCGGGTTCTGGAGTTTCTGAGTGTCAAACTTGACGTGTTCAGTAGAGATGGCTGTAATCGGCAGCAACTTCAGGAGTTTATTAACCGCACTCAAGGTTTGATTAACTCTAGCTTCAAACGAAGGAGGCAACCAGCCTTCTGGACGCTTGCGGTTTAGAAACCGGGGTTTNNNNNNNNNNCTCTATCGCTACCACCACGACACCTGGGTATGATATGTTCAATCTCAAGAGGCACGCTCTCTCTACCACAGTAAGCGCATTTATGCCCCCATTTCTCAAGCAGGTACTCTTTGACTTCATAACCAAAAAGCGTACCCTTCTGGTATTCAATACCAGAAATCTCCGGGTTCTGGAGTTTCTGAGTGTCAAACTTGACGTGTTCAGTAGAGATGGCTGTAATCGGCAACAACTTCAGGAGTTTATTAACCGCACTCAATGTTTGATTAACTCTAGCTTCAAACGAAGGAGGCAACCAGCCTTCTGGACGCTTGCGGTTTAGAAACCGGGGTTTGCGGTAGCGTGTCTTGCGATTTCTCCGCTTCCGACGGACGGCACGGCGTGCGTCTAGTTTAGCCTTGACGTCCGTCTTGTGGTGTATCTCGGCTAATAACACTGTTTCAGCCTCGTCCTTGTTGTCTTCTCGCAATACAGCCACGCCTGTAACCTTTGCTCCTGGGTCAAGCTTGAGACGTAGAGGCTGAAGTTGGCTCTGTTCTGCTGTTCTATCCTTCAAACGAATGGTAAATGGCTGTAACTTGTACACAACTGCCCTGCCGCGCTGTAGCAGTAACCTGGCGCGTTTTTCTGTGCAGGGCATCAGCGGCTTCTTATGTTTATCCAGGACAAAGACCACGAACACCACTCCTTTCAGAGTACCCTTACGGGCCTGGTAACGCGCTAAGGCGGACTCTCCTTAGCACCCTCCTCGCCAATGTTGGCAGCCGGCATATGCTCTAGCCCGTTTCGCCCATCCCCCGAAGGTTGTCTGCAGCTAGAGCTTCCAGGGTCCGGGACTGGAGGAGCATCCCGGAGTGGGTCTTTAACCTGCCGCCAACGTAGCGCCGTCATCCCCTTGTCCTTCGGGTCGGGCACTGAGGCTGGTCATAGACGGGCTTGCGGGATTTACCCCAACAAGCCCCCGCCTTTAGGCGTGGGGTCTATGACCACCTTCTTCGGGCTGCCAGCAGCAGCCAAACCCCCCTGATTCAAGACTATCTAACTATCAAGGGAATCACATTTTAAGGAACAAAGACTTGAACAATTTTCATTATTTCAGCGCTCAACTTGACAATTTTACTTTTACGTGTCCCATCAAAATGCAAAAAGGCCGGAAGATCTGAGTTTTAAGGAAACCGTGTTGGTTTCCCAGCCGTTTCGTGCGACTGGTAACAGGTCTTACATATAAGAAAACGGAATGAGTGGTCCAGAGTGGGCCGCTCATTCCGCCTCAAAGTAAAAGACATGTCCATTATTGACAGGTCCCACATCTATGATTATGCTGGATGTGAATTTAAAATATGGTGCTGAACTCTCCCTTAAAATATACGGTAAGGAGGAATTTGAGGACTCCCTTACCACCTACACTTAACCCGTCTCCCATTTTACCTACGTTCAGCCTGACGCCTTTTCCTAAACTGATGGATTTACGAAACCTAATATCCACTGAAATTCCTCCTTTCATTCAAAACTCACTAACTATCCACCCACACCCTCACCAGTTCAACCGGCACATTTTTCCGCTTTGCATAATCCTCAATACTCTCCCCGTAGACAGGCTTGTCCTCCGCCAGAAGTAACTCTGGCGCTCATATTTGCCGTTGACAAAGAACGTTTCCTTGATCATGAAAAAATATCCCATCCTCTGTAGTGTTAATGCGGAGAACGTACTTGCCGTCGAAGCGGCTTCTTCGTTTATCCGGTCTTTATCGATCCGAACAGCACCATCAGTGACCGAAAGAAAAGGTAACAACTGGGGAAGGAAATTATTTGACAAATATAGTAATTATGAAAGTACTAACCAAATTCTCCAGAAGGAGGGAAGACGTTGAATATCGTAAGACAAAAGATCGTTAAGTTGCTTTTGGGTTCTTCCCCAATACACAGCAAAGAAGTAATGAAAAATATTAATGAAACAGCATCCCAAGGATATAGAATCCAACAAATTACTCCGCTGCTCCAGCGTTCAGGCGGAGCCATTTTTACCCGTTCCCATGGGTTATTTATTGATGAAGCTTTAGTCTGTTTTGTACGCGAAAAGAAAAATCCTTTATATCATTACTGGCTGTTGAGATACGATGAACATTATGCTGAAAAACAAATACAACAAATAGTTAACTTTGAAAACTCCGGTGGATTTAACCTTTCCACTCTTACTCCGCTAAATGGGTTTTTAGATCAAACAGCAGGCCAGGGTGTCGGCAGAGGTACATATGGTTTAGCAATGTTTTTTGAAAGCCAAACCGAAAGGAACCTCCCCCTGAGGCTTGATCGTTGGATATTGAAACCCAATCGGCCGGTTGAGGATGATTATGTTCCTTGTCCTGTAATGGGATGCGAATTTAAAGTGCCTCGTATGACAAGAGACGGCCCGGATCTGGACCACGATCAAGAAAAGTTAAAGGATTATTTTTGTCATCAGCACATGATTTTTATTTCACCTTCAACGTTTGAATACAAGGAACCACTGACCTCAATTATTTGGCAGGAAAAAGAGGATTTAGCGGCATTAAATAGAGTGAAGAGTTCTACCGGCAAGCGAGGGGCTTGGCGAAGAATGGGGCGGGAAAGAGATGAAGATTCATTTACCTGGAATGTCTTTTGGTATCTCTATAAAGAAAATCTTGTACTAAAATTTTTGAAAGAAATAATCGGCCGGTCTTCTTTTTTGATCGCCAATGCCAAAAACATTGATGAGGCAGTTTTTTGGTCTGTTGAAGCAGGTACAGGAAATACGCACCAGTTATTAATTGATGCCCGTAAAGCACTCGGCGAAAATACCGCACACGGAACTGAGCCTGATGTGATATTCACAGGTTCTGTAGGCGCAGAAAAAAATGTCCCATTGGTTTTAATTGAATGCAAACTGAGCAGCAGCCCCATAACCAATAAAGCAGCAATCCCTGACTATTATACTAACTACGACAAATGGAACAGGGTGTTTAACGAACCTCCTGAAAAAGTTTTTAGAGTTTTCGGTTATCAAATAGTCAGGCACCTGCTCCTGGCAAATGAAATGGCCGCTGTAGGAGGACGTAATTTGACGCCCACCGTCTTGCTGATCACCAAAGAACAAGTACCTGCAGACATCGTTAGTCAAATGACCAGCATGCTCATGAATCATCCACAGAATGCTCGACTGGCATTTGTTACATGGAAAAACGTTTATGATTTTGTAAGTTCTAATCAAGGTTCCGATAAAGGTTCTATCAATAAAATGATTTTGGGCCGTTACCTGGAAGGTAAAACATTAGGTTATGATGCAAAAGGAGTGTTGCAATTGCTTCTGCCTCTTTAAGACCACTGTCATCAAAATCTTAATAGAATCTTAAATTGCGCTATTAACTGCTTTTCTGGCTGCGCAGGCGAATTAGATCTCATTCATCAGGAATGTTTTGTCTGATTATACCGGGTTGAACATAAACTTTCACTATATTTATTCTTCTTACAGTCCTATTTGCTTAGCCTACGTTTAGTAAGCTGCCGTCCAATTGTATAGTCTCGCCGGGACCGGGAAACAGCAGCCTCAGTTTCCCGGCAAAGTGTTTTTTAAAGAAACGCCTGTTTTCCGTGTGGACCGGTATCAGCACCCTGGGTTTAATCGTCTCCACCAGCTCCACAAGGCCCGGCCCGTGAATATGGCCGCTCGCGTGGAAACCCGGCTCCCTGCCGCGCCCTTCCCGGTCGCCGGGATCCCCTGCCAGTCGCAGGTTAAAATGACTGATCCAGTTCCGCAGCCGGTCCAGGTCCATGTGCATTTCTTCATTGAATGCTTCACTGGAGGAGTATATGTAAGTCCCGCCGCTGGGCTGAATGTCTATCAGTTCGTGGAGGTCGTAGTAGGAAAAGCAGAGGACGTAATCACCCTGATTTCTGCTCACGTCATGGGCTGTAACTACCCGATCCCGGCAGCGTTCCTGGTATCTTTCAATCAGGACCTTCTCCCAAACGTCACGGCGTGTTTTCGCCTCAACATAGAGGGCAAAGCCCTCGTCTTCCAGGGGGCTGGGCACGTCCGGCTCACCGGCGGCATGAAGGGCCTCCAGCAAGTAGGCATCTTTGAGTGTCACTACCAGGCGTCTCCCGGCCTCCCCCGCAGCACGCAAGAATGACAGAAGCCTCTCGATGTTACGAGGCCCGAAATCCGCAATCACCAGCCCCTCCGCCTGTCGGACAGTTTCGGCTGCGCGGGTGTAGACTTCATCCTCGGTGACCGGGGTCTCTGTCTCCGGGTGCGTCCCTTCGCAGATAAGGACAAACGGTTCGAGCCTTGCCGCCTCCTGCATGAAAGTTCTGGTGTCAGCAGCGCGCCTGCCATGGAGGCGCATGTCTCCAGTGTAAATGATCCAGCCCACGGAAGTCCTGATGCCGAAAGCCCCTGCGCCAGGGATGGAGTGGTCCACCGGCCAGCGCTTGACCAGAAGGTTTCCTACCTGGACTTCAGCAGTGCGGCAGGTCTCCAGAGGGCACGGATCTATGGCCCTGGAAGAGCCCGACATAGCCCAGAAGTCGGCGGCATGAGGATTGACTTCCCCGGCATCCATGATGACGTACCGTCGCTGTTCATAAGGTGCTTTTTTCCAATGAGTCGTCTGGAGCAGGCCGTCCTTAATTTCCCTCGGCGCTATGTAGCAGGTTTCGCGCTCAAACCCGCTGCGGGTGGTATCCTGCATGGCCTTTGCAATGACAGCCGTTGTAAGGCCAGTGTAGACGGGAATGTCGCGATCCAGGAACGATATGTACCCGCTATGGTCAATGTGGGCATGGGATAGAAGCACTCCGTGGGCTTCTAGCTCCCGGTAGAAAGGGCGGCTTTTGATCCGCTCCCACCATGCCCGTTCCGGCAGCTCTAAATCCTTCCGGTAGATACCGCGCAGCGGCGGGAGAAGTCCCAGGTCCAGAAGGTCGCAGAGGCCGGTAATGGAGCGGGGACGTAAGAACTCGTCGAAGAAAAGCCCTTCCGCCCCGAAGTTGGTACCGAAGTCGAGGAGAAGGGCTGTATCGTCTGCTTCCAGGAGAAACTTGTTCCCCCCTATACAGTCGATGCCGTCATAGAAGGTGAGATAAACAGGCATATCTATACTTACCCTCCCACACTGAGTTCCTGCCTACAATTACAGCTCACCGATACTCGTAATATAAACTTTTCCGGTCGCTCCTCAAGCTCATGTCATGGGACTGAATCCAGCTCGTTATGCAACAGGATCGGCTCCCAAAATTCAGTATGCAGGAAGACACGATCGTATCCGGCAACCGTTTTCACGTTATGTAGTTCAGCGATTTGCCTCTATAATCTGTGTTGCTTTCAAAGTAGTTGATACCTTTTCCCTCACGTTTGGTTACACAGCGATAAATTCATACATTCTTTCCATTTCATCAATTATTAAAGAAAAGTGTTCCCATTCCAACGGGACATAGTGAGCAAGGGTATTTCTAGCTTTTCGCAAATTATTTATCTGCCGTTTTAAATTTCTGTAACGTCCAAACTTCTGGCTCTGCTCTTTTAAGAACTTAACGATCTCATTAAATTCCGCTATAGGGGTTACAGATTTCTCTTCAACAAATGAACTATTATGATAAGACTGATTGTATTTAGAACAAAAAGCAGGCCAGTCTTTGAAACCGCGTTGAAGATAGTGGCAGACCTCGTGTCTCTTACTATCAAGTATGGGAAACAATATTCTTGCTTGTCCCCGCCAGATACGGTGATCCAATTTATCCTCGTCTCCCATGACTGCTAATACCGCTGAATGAACGGCAAGACCCTCTTCAACATGCCAATCAACTAACCCTGCTTGCCACAAAGAACGCAACTCGGTTGGCGGAGCCTCAACCGGACCGTTGTTATAATAATATCCTGCACTCACAGAGGTTAAAGCGTCTTTGTGCTTATCAACCCAGCTCTTTTCCCATCCCTGTTTTTCAGCAAACTGGCGTAAGGAACTAAAGATTTTCATTCTAGGCATACCTATCTCAGATTGATTTAACAACCAGAATAATAACATAGGATCTGTCCCTGCGAGTTCCACAAAAACAGTCTCTACCCATAAACTTTCTTTATAAGATAGACCTCTCTCGCGGGAAATACTCCTTGCTACTAACTGGAGTTCTCCGCCGGACGTCCACCCCCAAAACCAATGGCTGGTTAGAAAAATGTCTTCCTGGACCTTTTGCAACAGTTCCGTACTGCGTGATGGTATGAGGAGAGCTTTGGGCAATTTCCCCTTTGCATCTGCTGTTTTTGCCGCTTGCGCCCAATCTCTAATGAATCCGGCCCATAATGTCAGGTCATTGGAAGAAAGTTTATCCAGACCTGTTATAACTATTAAATCGGGAAGGTCTTCACAATCCATCAGTTCTTCTGCCTGTTCAACTTTTCCGGGCAATGTCTTCTTGCCACAGCTTTGAGCAATAACCGTACCCGGCAATAAGTCAGTATCTTCCAGAGATATCACCTTATTACTCATCCCGTAGTATCGCTCGCATTCATCTATTACCATGTTGCAGACCAGGTCCATGTCAAATTTATCCTGAAACATCCAGATGACACTACGGCCTCTACGAAGGTCTTCCGCTACACCCTGCCACTTCCTTTTGGCTTCCGGGAAGTGCATTAAATTATTAATTTGATCTGATGGAATCAACCTTGGCCACCACCTCTGCGGCGACAGGCTCGACAACAAGACCATTCTCAGTTTCATCAATAATGCCTATGCGTTCAAGAGTTCTCAAAGAAGCAAAAATTTCATTTGTAGATAATTTGTTTAGTTCGTCCAAATCTGAAACCTCGACGGCATCTTCAATCTCTTCCCACTTGATGGGCTTCATATCTTTTACAAGAGCTAGCAGTTCTTTGCCGCATGTAACGTCTTCAATTCCTAAGGCTGAAACAAAATCAACACAGATATTTTCTTTGTTGTCCTCCAGCTCATCTTTCAGTAACTCGACAGCATCAGTGGGATTAATAACTCTTCGTTTTCGCCCAATTCCCATTATTCTCCAAAGCTTGCGTAAAAGCCAAGGCCAGCCTCCAGTTGCCTCAATGATACTGTTAGCAATACGCTGCGTGCAAGGAATTTCAAGATCAGAGAGAAAGCGCTGTACCATAATTCCGTCCCAACGTTTTAGATTTACTGTGACATCGACACGGTCTTCTATTTCATTCCAACAATTATCGTTCTCCAGGAACCAACTCTGAATACTTCCAGGGGTAAATAAGACAGCCAGCCGAACTATCCGACCACGACGGTTAGGTCTACTTAAAACAGTACATGCACTTCCAACAAATTCTGAAACTGATACACCTTTGAGAGTTAGATCTTCTGCAAACGTATATTCTAGAATGCGACCCGCTCGCGATCCATTTGCTAATGATCTCAGGTATTTTAAAATTTGTTCAGATGTCACATATTCTGGTGACAATTCTCTACACGTATGCAACTGATTCTCTTCGCAACTGCCCGATTCTATCAATAATTTTAAATTTGAGGGCACCTCATCAACACCTAAAGCTCTACTTCCAAAAATAAGTCCAACCCCCGATTGCAACTTAGTAAGTGCTCCGGCCTGTTTTACCGTCAGGGGACTGCGTATTCCATTCTTGGGGTCGATGTTGAAACGAAATTGACTGGCATCATCATATTTTGCCGGAGGTGCAGAGGCAGTCACCTGTATGAGACGTTCGTAAATCTCCTGTTCAGAACCCAGTGCCCGCACTACATTACCGTTTCGTAGTCTAAAAGTTCCTTCAGGACGTCTGATGAGTACACCCAGTCCGATAAGTTCTTCTAATAGCGATTTTATATCTTCCAACCTCACATCAGCAAAACCTTTATGCCACCAGCTCTGGGCGATTTCCAATACCTCTGAAGCCGTAAATTCTCTACGGAATCCGTCTCGGTCATATATTTGTTCCATCACCATGGCATATACCATGGCCGCATAGCGGGAGTCCAAATCTAAAGTCCAGTTAAAACGTTCATTCATAAATCCTCGAACATCTTTACGTCGGTATACAGCTTCTACATCGGATACCGTAATTTTGTACGGCGGCTCGTATTGGCGGCTCCATACCAGTTTTATCAGTTCACTACAGAAATGTTGGATCAGGGCCGGGTGATAATTAGTGTAACAGAGAATTCGTAAAACAGCTTCTTCCGCTTCTTTGCTGGAAAACGTGAAACCAATCGCCAACATAGGTTCGATTATTAGAGAACGGGCCGATTTGGGGTCAAGAGGTCCGACTATCAACGGTTGCGCCATCAGCTGGGCGAAGGGATGATTGGGTTGAGACATATATCGCTGTACGCTATGAAGGCCACAAAAGACTACTTTAAACCGGCGGTTCGTCTGGTCCATTATGTTGCGTAATTGCGCAACCTCTTCGAAATCAGATTTAGCATCCGCAGCAAGGAAATTATCTGCTTCATCAAACAGGACAACAATACGAAGCGAGGGGTCCTGGTTTAACCTTTCGATAATCCTTAATGCCAGGTTTCCAGGAGTAGTACCAACCCTTCCGTCCAGTAGTTTTAGCGAAACAAGTCTTTCACGCAGGCGATTCCAAATCTCACTTTTTTGCCGGTAACCCTGGGGGTCCCCGAGAGGCTTAATGTCATCGTAAATCACATAAGTACCCTGTTCGGGATTATGAAACTGCCATTTTACCATATGAAGCAGGGCGGACTTGCCGAACTGCCTGCCTCCGTAGGCTATACAGCTTCCATCAGATCTGCCTAGTGACTGGACCATATCACGTCGTCCTTTGAAGATTTCTGGGGGAATAATTCCGAAGGAGCGGTACGGAATTGCATAACCCCAAGCGACCCCACAACTTACCGCCGCAGGCAACCTGGACTCCCTCTGGGAAGCAAGATAGTACAAGAGAAGTTCGTCAACCAGCATAGCTGTTAAACCGTTCTTCTTACAGTACTCGCTCCATTCTCCCCTCTGCCGGTCAGTCATCCGGCCCAGAAATACTATAATCGGACATTTCGACGTGACTCCGTATTCATGTAGAATTTGTCCCATTGTACTTGCGTTGGGACGCCAGTGAAATAGGACTACATCATAAGTATTATTGCGTAAAGAGCCGAAATCGGCTAATGGTGATACATTTCCTGCCGACATCTTGACAATGAAATGAGCAGACTGTTTTTCCTTCCTAGCTTGTACTACCTCCGGTTTCTGAAACCCCATGTACTCTAACACTTGAACCAGTGCTTTTTGGGTAGTCTTTGAAACACTCGGATCTTTCCCAAGCCTTTTTAATATAAGCCATGCTTCCAAGCCTTGTTCGATTTCTTCGTAGCGCGCGCCGGGCACACGCTTCATATTTAGCCCGGCTACAGGCTTACCTTTTGAGAGAGCCTTGACAACATTGTTCGCCTTCTTAAACTGACGATCACTCTCAAGTACCTGATGTAGCTCGCTCATAATATTACAAAATTCTTCCACAGGGTTTTCCTCTAAAACTTCTTGTTCGATATCTACTGCTATTCCCGTATTGATGGCCTGTTCTGAGTAATGTAAATACTCATCAGCCAAAGGAAGATCGCCATTATTCAATGCTTCTCTAGCTTTCTCAATATACTCTACCGCTACACCTAGGATAGCGCCTTCAGCTCGTTGTTTTAACTCGGCGATAACTTGGTCGATACTGTTCTTCAGGGATTCTTGGCGCTGCTGTCTGAGCTCAGCAAGTTGCTTCTCAATATCAATCAGTTTTTTTCGTAAAATGAAGGGCCGTTTTGAATCCTGTTCTTCAATTGAAAGTAATTCTCCATCAAAAACCGAACGCTGCTCTTCAGAAAGAACGTGGTCAATGGTAGCCTGCTCGACTTTATTTCGAACCGCTTCAAGCTTCTCCTTTAATGAGTACTGCGCCTCCAAAATTTTTGTGCCGAGTCGCTTTTCCAATTTTTCAATATCTATACCCTGTCGGTCGAATTCCTCAAGAATTAATTCAGCAAGCAAGAAATCTTCACTTTCAAGGTGATGCCAAAATAGCTGCTCCAAGTCCCTCCGTTCTTCAATAGCCTGATAAAGAGA contains:
- a CDS encoding DUF4236 domain-containing protein, with product MDIRFRKSISLGKGVRLNVGKMGDGLSVGGKGVLKFLLTVYFKGEFSTIF
- a CDS encoding lamin tail domain-containing protein, which translates into the protein MSPKYAVISVGKDNKYGHPHTETLAKLAEAGIQVFRTDLQGTIVATSDGKTITFNKKASQVKERAPDDSRAAASSNPVMPPVSTSSSGGVKIVGIDLKSEVFTIKNTSGVAVNLTGWKLVSQKGNQTFTFPSGTVIPAGGSLKVVSGPNAQAGPNTLLWTNRYIWNNK
- a CDS encoding exonuclease → MPVYLTFYDGIDCIGGNKFLLEADDTALLLDFGTNFGAEGLFFDEFLRPRSITGLCDLLDLGLLPPLRGIYRKDLELPERAWWERIKSRPFYRELEAHGVLLSHAHIDHSGYISFLDRDIPVYTGLTTAVIAKAMQDTTRSGFERETCYIAPREIKDGLLQTTHWKKAPYEQRRYVIMDAGEVNPHAADFWAMSGSSRAIDPCPLETCRTAEVQVGNLLVKRWPVDHSIPGAGAFGIRTSVGWIIYTGDMRLHGRRAADTRTFMQEAARLEPFVLICEGTHPETETPVTEDEVYTRAAETVRQAEGLVIADFGPRNIERLLSFLRAAGEAGRRLVVTLKDAYLLEALHAAGEPDVPSPLEDEGFALYVEAKTRRDVWEKVLIERYQERCRDRVVTAHDVSRNQGDYVLCFSYYDLHELIDIQPSGGTYIYSSSEAFNEEMHMDLDRLRNWISHFNLRLAGDPGDREGRGREPGFHASGHIHGPGLVELVETIKPRVLIPVHTENRRFFKKHFAGKLRLLFPGPGETIQLDGSLLNVG
- a CDS encoding DUF3006 domain-containing protein yields the protein MLVIDRFEGDMAVIEYNGKTFDLPRSLLPEEAKEGDVLKISIEIDKEETEKRRKKIEKLMDELFD
- a CDS encoding PGN_0703 family putative restriction endonuclease, which translates into the protein MNIVRQKIVKLLLGSSPIHSKEVMKNINETASQGYRIQQITPLLQRSGGAIFTRSHGLFIDEALVCFVREKKNPLYHYWLLRYDEHYAEKQIQQIVNFENSGGFNLSTLTPLNGFLDQTAGQGVGRGTYGLAMFFESQTERNLPLRLDRWILKPNRPVEDDYVPCPVMGCEFKVPRMTRDGPDLDHDQEKLKDYFCHQHMIFISPSTFEYKEPLTSIIWQEKEDLAALNRVKSSTGKRGAWRRMGRERDEDSFTWNVFWYLYKENLVLKFLKEIIGRSSFLIANAKNIDEAVFWSVEAGTGNTHQLLIDARKALGENTAHGTEPDVIFTGSVGAEKNVPLVLIECKLSSSPITNKAAIPDYYTNYDKWNRVFNEPPEKVFRVFGYQIVRHLLLANEMAAVGGRNLTPTVLLITKEQVPADIVSQMTSMLMNHPQNARLAFVTWKNVYDFVSSNQGSDKGSINKMILGRYLEGKTLGYDAKGVLQLLLPL
- the iscB gene encoding RNA-guided endonuclease IscB; translated protein: MPCTEKRARLLLQRGRAVVYKLQPFTIRLKDRTAEQSQLQPLRLKLDPGAKVTGVAVLREDNKDEAETVLLAEIHHKTDVKAKLDARRAVRRKRRNRKTRYRKPRFLNRKRPEGWLPPSFEARVNQTLSAVNKLLKLLPITAISTEHVKFDTQKLQNPEISGIEYQKGTLFGYEVKEYLLEKWGHKCAYCGRESVPLEIEHIIPRCRGGSDR
- the iscB gene encoding RNA-guided endonuclease IscB yields the protein KPRFLNRKRPEGWLPPSFEARVNQTLSAVNKLLKLLPITAISTEHVKFDTQKLQNPELSGIEYQKGTLFGYEVKEYLLEKWGHKCAYCGRKDVPLEIEHIIPRCRGGSDRISNLTLACHECNQRKGSMTATEFGYPHIQEQAKQSLREVAFINTTRWHLYERLKATGLPVECGTGALTKMNRVTRGLPKEHYFDACCVGPSTPVKVVVTQHYVQVWRAIVKY